A region from the Hydrogenimonas sp. genome encodes:
- a CDS encoding phospholipid-lipopolysaccharide ABC transporter: MKHFLKTYLPYYKGYGGYIAAAVIGMIMASAATAGIAYIVKPLMDKIFVDHDVQMLYIVPAFIILAFVAKGLGTFMQSYALSYIGMDIIRKLRDRMLSHMMNLDMDFHFRYHSGELISRISNDILRIQNAISSEMATFLREILTVIALLGVVIYQSPKLALFSLIIIPLAIYPVEVISRKIKKLSHTAQEQNSDLIASLSEIFANYEMIKSYNAQPYELDRFKEFNRRFFETNIKTVKVQQMLVPILELVAAVAITAVIVIGGREVLIEKSMTTGEFFSFLTALSLLIDPLRRISGAYNRFQDAIAANERIEQILNYKPMIVGGTVKLEHVESISFENVSLRYGDKIALEKISFEAKKGEVVGLVGDSGGGKSSMVNLILRFYDPAEGTVRINGIDSREIDVTSLRERIAIVTQRIYISNDTIAANIAYGVKEPDREKVTEALKKANLWEYVESLPDGIDTVLSEGGTNLSGGQRQRIAIARALYKEPDILILDEATSALDNKSEAAIIETIYRLKKDLIVFMIAHRLSTIERADTILVFESGKIVCRGSKEVLARECETFKKLYHMGHK, from the coding sequence TTGAAACACTTTTTAAAGACCTATCTTCCCTACTACAAAGGGTACGGCGGCTATATAGCGGCAGCGGTCATAGGGATGATCATGGCCTCCGCGGCGACAGCCGGAATAGCCTACATCGTCAAACCGCTGATGGACAAAATTTTTGTCGACCACGACGTCCAAATGCTATACATAGTGCCCGCATTCATCATACTCGCATTCGTGGCGAAGGGGCTCGGAACCTTTATGCAGAGCTACGCTCTGAGCTATATCGGGATGGATATCATAAGAAAGCTCAGGGACAGGATGCTTTCGCATATGATGAACCTCGATATGGACTTCCACTTCCGCTACCACAGCGGTGAACTGATAAGCCGTATAAGCAACGACATCCTCCGTATCCAGAACGCCATATCTTCCGAGATGGCCACATTTTTACGGGAGATACTTACAGTCATCGCCCTGCTGGGAGTCGTCATATACCAGAGTCCGAAACTGGCTCTTTTTTCACTTATCATCATCCCGCTGGCGATCTACCCGGTCGAGGTTATCTCGAGAAAGATCAAAAAGCTTTCGCATACTGCACAGGAACAGAATTCGGACCTTATCGCGAGCCTCTCCGAGATATTCGCGAACTACGAGATGATAAAGTCCTACAATGCACAGCCGTATGAACTCGACAGGTTCAAGGAGTTCAACAGGCGCTTTTTCGAGACGAATATAAAGACGGTCAAAGTCCAGCAGATGCTTGTACCGATACTCGAGCTCGTCGCCGCCGTGGCGATAACGGCGGTCATAGTTATAGGGGGGCGCGAGGTTCTTATAGAGAAGAGTATGACAACCGGAGAGTTCTTCTCTTTTCTCACTGCGCTTTCACTTCTGATCGACCCTCTACGCAGAATATCGGGAGCCTACAACCGCTTTCAGGACGCCATAGCAGCAAACGAGAGAATAGAGCAGATTCTCAACTATAAGCCGATGATAGTGGGCGGAACCGTAAAACTGGAGCATGTGGAGTCTATCTCGTTCGAAAACGTCTCACTGCGCTACGGCGACAAAATAGCCCTGGAAAAGATCTCATTCGAGGCGAAAAAGGGGGAGGTTGTAGGTCTGGTCGGAGATAGCGGCGGAGGAAAGAGCTCAATGGTGAACCTGATACTCCGCTTCTACGACCCGGCGGAGGGCACGGTACGGATAAACGGCATCGACAGCCGCGAGATAGATGTGACATCTCTCAGAGAGAGAATTGCAATCGTTACGCAGCGCATATATATTAGCAACGACACGATCGCCGCAAACATCGCCTACGGAGTCAAAGAGCCCGATAGAGAGAAGGTAACCGAGGCGTTGAAGAAAGCCAACTTGTGGGAGTATGTGGAGTCTCTTCCCGATGGGATCGACACGGTTCTGAGTGAAGGGGGCACGAACCTATCGGGAGGACAGCGCCAGCGTATCGCTATCGCGAGAGCCCTCTACAAAGAGCCCGATATACTGATCCTCGACGAGGCTACGAGCGCACTCGACAACAAGAGCGAGGCGGCGATCATAGAGACTATCTACAGATTGAAGAAAGATCTGATAGTCTTCATGATTGCCCACCGGCTCTCCACTATCGAAAGGGCAGACACCATTCTTGTATTCGAGAGCGGGAAGATCGTCTGCAGGGGGAGCAAAGAGGTGCTGGCAAGAGAGTGTGAAACATTCAAAAAACTTTACCATATGGGACATAAATGA